In the Natronolimnobius baerhuensis genome, one interval contains:
- a CDS encoding small ribosomal subunit Rsm22 family protein produces the protein MSDQREAIRSNAKYLRNVRPIDPDEICEYVEGNPHPAVVRQHLREDAVDLGLIEREDGTFEPVPEEPIRPNLRPVTTFPSTYADALEEFLVDQYGVNWHEDATGDLLRSTIRRFKSSYLERRAVEYTEDVAAGYAIYHLPAYYAAIQYALEDLADRGLLDRTMRVLDVGAGVGGPALGLADYLPDDALLEYHALEPSSAADILEDLLPETGRNVHTSVHRTTAEAFDPATVTRGEQTDAATPFDPTAADDGFDLILACNVLSELTDPEAVLRDYLELLAPDGTLVAIAPADKNTSVQLRDLERTLEDERLLTQSVFDDEEVGGGEASDQTDADVRRQHRRGTVTVYSPTVRLWPGERPSDRGWSFDVRPDLEVPEFQRKLDEATPEHDEDHAPGEFVNVDVQYSASLLRLDGTRRIDIALETSDWAKMAEMDRHVTNRIDLTAAKLSHSLSADDDDYGQSRSNPVFKISDGSESIDHYAVLTNETSLNRPLLEADYGALLSFEQILVLWNDDEQAYNLVVDEETIVDHIM, from the coding sequence ATGAGCGACCAGCGAGAGGCGATCCGATCCAACGCGAAGTATCTGCGCAACGTCCGACCAATCGATCCCGACGAGATCTGCGAGTACGTCGAGGGGAACCCACACCCCGCGGTCGTTCGCCAGCACCTCCGGGAGGATGCGGTCGACCTCGGCCTGATCGAACGCGAGGATGGCACCTTCGAACCCGTCCCCGAGGAGCCGATTCGACCGAACCTGCGGCCCGTCACTACGTTCCCGTCGACATATGCGGACGCCCTCGAGGAGTTCCTCGTCGACCAGTACGGCGTCAACTGGCACGAGGACGCAACGGGCGACCTCCTGCGGTCGACTATCCGTCGATTCAAATCCAGCTATCTCGAGCGCCGCGCCGTCGAGTACACCGAAGACGTCGCCGCAGGCTACGCGATATACCATCTGCCTGCCTACTACGCTGCCATCCAGTACGCACTCGAGGATCTCGCTGACCGCGGCCTATTGGATCGGACGATGCGCGTCCTCGATGTCGGTGCCGGCGTCGGCGGCCCCGCCCTCGGACTTGCAGACTACCTCCCTGATGACGCCTTGCTCGAGTATCACGCACTCGAGCCAAGTTCGGCCGCCGACATCCTCGAGGACCTCCTGCCGGAAACCGGCCGGAACGTCCACACGTCGGTCCACCGAACGACCGCCGAGGCGTTCGATCCGGCGACCGTCACGCGAGGCGAACAGACGGACGCAGCCACACCGTTCGATCCGACCGCAGCCGACGACGGCTTCGATCTGATCCTCGCGTGTAACGTCTTAAGCGAACTCACAGACCCCGAGGCCGTGCTCCGGGACTATCTCGAGTTGCTCGCACCCGATGGCACGCTGGTTGCGATTGCCCCCGCAGACAAGAACACAAGCGTCCAACTGCGCGACCTCGAGCGCACGCTCGAAGACGAACGCCTGCTCACACAGTCGGTGTTCGACGACGAGGAGGTGGGTGGCGGCGAGGCCAGTGACCAGACCGACGCCGACGTCCGACGACAGCACCGACGCGGTACCGTTACGGTCTACAGCCCGACCGTCCGGCTCTGGCCGGGCGAGCGCCCCTCGGATCGCGGCTGGTCGTTCGACGTCCGCCCGGACCTCGAGGTGCCGGAATTCCAGCGCAAACTCGACGAGGCAACGCCTGAACACGACGAGGACCACGCACCCGGCGAGTTCGTCAACGTCGACGTGCAGTACTCCGCGTCGCTGTTGCGCCTCGATGGCACCCGGCGGATCGACATTGCACTCGAGACCAGCGACTGGGCGAAAATGGCCGAAATGGACCGCCACGTCACGAATCGGATCGACCTCACCGCAGCAAAACTCAGTCACTCACTAAGCGCTGATGACGACGACTACGGCCAGTCACGGTCGAATCCCGTTTTCAAAATCAGCGACGGCAGCGAGTCAATCGACCACTACGCCGTCCTCACGAACGAAACCTCGCTCAACCGCCCACTGCTCGAGGCGGACTACGGAGCCCTCCTTTCGTTCGAGCAGATTCTCGTCCTCTGGAACGATGACGAGCAGGCGTACAATCTGGTCGTCGACGAAGAGACTATCGTCGACCACATCATGTGA
- a CDS encoding NAD(P)/FAD-dependent oxidoreductase yields the protein MTRIGIVGAGAAAAAATDALERRDAETAITVLEKSGGVCGRAATRRREDVTYDYGANYVTDDDERVTELLTETLETEGLVDIGDPIWTFDSNGDISEGRDADDHKWTYREGLTQIAKRLFARTDAEVQLRTRVERIDRVTAGADGDSPTWVLEDDTGETWGPFDRLLLTPPAPQTAELLRSGEWGDRDGLRADLVDAIDDVSYRSVWTGIFHYPFELEVPYYALVNTDKAHEIGWVAREECKPGHVPDGDSLLVVQANHEWFVAHIDEPPAETLEKLATLTADLLEDDRLTDPEWTDHQGWRYALPEDGVDSDPLRAAETEGLYCLGDWVAGEGRLHAALRSGLEVGERLSLEP from the coding sequence ATGACACGGATCGGCATCGTCGGCGCTGGTGCAGCCGCCGCAGCCGCCACTGACGCCCTCGAGCGACGAGACGCGGAGACAGCGATCACCGTTCTCGAGAAATCCGGCGGTGTCTGCGGTCGAGCGGCAACGCGACGACGAGAGGACGTGACCTACGACTACGGCGCAAACTACGTCACAGACGATGACGAGCGCGTGACGGAACTGCTGACAGAGACACTCGAGACCGAGGGGCTCGTCGATATCGGCGACCCCATCTGGACGTTCGACAGCAACGGAGACATTTCGGAGGGAAGAGACGCGGACGACCATAAGTGGACCTACCGCGAGGGGCTGACCCAGATCGCAAAGCGATTGTTCGCGCGCACGGACGCCGAGGTTCAGCTCCGAACGCGAGTCGAGCGGATCGACCGAGTCACCGCTGGTGCGGACGGCGACTCGCCCACTTGGGTTCTCGAGGATGACACCGGCGAGACGTGGGGGCCGTTCGACCGATTGCTGCTCACCCCGCCAGCGCCACAGACGGCCGAGTTGCTCCGCTCAGGTGAGTGGGGCGACCGCGACGGACTCCGGGCGGACCTCGTCGACGCCATCGACGACGTCTCCTACCGATCCGTCTGGACCGGCATCTTCCACTATCCGTTCGAACTCGAGGTGCCCTACTACGCGCTGGTCAACACCGACAAAGCTCACGAGATTGGCTGGGTCGCCCGCGAAGAGTGCAAGCCGGGACACGTCCCAGATGGCGACTCGCTGCTCGTCGTTCAGGCGAATCACGAGTGGTTCGTTGCTCACATCGACGAGCCACCGGCCGAGACGCTCGAGAAACTGGCCACCCTCACGGCCGACTTACTCGAGGACGACCGCCTAACCGACCCAGAGTGGACGGACCACCAGGGGTGGCGCTATGCGTTGCCCGAGGATGGCGTCGATTCGGACCCGCTTCGGGCAGCCGAAACCGAGGGCTTGTACTGTCTCGGCGACTGGGTCGCCGGCGAGGGTCGCCTCCACGCTGCGCTTCGATCCGGTCTCGAGGTCGGTGAGCGACTCTCACTCGAGCCGTAA
- a CDS encoding SelT/SelW/SelH family protein translates to MATVEIEYCVPCGFLSRAEDVQHALLTTFGDDLEAVTLTTGTDGVFVVRVNETVIFDKSEDAYDVDEIVRNTRHTL, encoded by the coding sequence ATGGCAACGGTTGAAATCGAATACTGCGTCCCATGTGGGTTTTTGTCACGAGCAGAAGACGTCCAGCACGCGCTGTTGACGACGTTCGGGGACGACCTCGAGGCGGTCACGCTAACAACGGGTACCGATGGTGTTTTTGTCGTCCGGGTGAACGAGACTGTCATCTTCGACAAAAGTGAAGATGCGTACGATGTCGACGAAATCGTCCGTAATACCCGCCATACGCTATGA
- a CDS encoding MEDS domain-containing protein has protein sequence MSQPLQSTQSDVLDLESPLDALQQSPQFNGPVESPNGEFCNDHFALIYESRDEQFAAAVPFIQQGLERGEHCLYVLDEASEPAVRDALQSGGIDVDDAVESGALAFATIQETYLENGSFDADEMMDHYAERIEAATAEFEALRLAAEMDWILEADVSTTECMAYESKVNALFDNRDAIAVCQYNREAFPPGVLCDVIRVHPHLIYDSTVCHNFYYTPPEEFCEGGRSSKYELERMLGTLLDRSKAKSALQEREQYLQRQNQITADPDRAFEDKLQALFDLGCERFNLEIGGMAFVDVDSDWFKLEHVSTDEHEHFQTDIELPLSETYCTAATDIQSVGSVTSPESDGYDDITVYQEFGIQTYFGAYIGVDGGTDRTFFFLDSDSRSEPFTADESAFLQSMSQWVKYELEQHQRERELERTVDRLETSNERLEQFAYAASHDLQEPLRMVSSYLQLIDRRADLDADTEEFLEFAVDGADRMREMIDGLLTYSRIETRGKPFEPVELADVFADACENLQFKLEGSNAQLSVGSLPRVEGDPTQLRQVFQNLLSNAVKYAGQQPPRIEVTARKDGTQWVISVHDEGIGIHPDDQDQIFEIFDRLHSRSEYDGAGIGLALCERIVERHGGQIWVDSDVGEDSTFSFTLPATTDQ, from the coding sequence ATGAGCCAGCCTCTTCAGTCCACACAATCCGACGTCCTCGACCTCGAGAGTCCACTTGATGCGCTCCAGCAAAGTCCGCAGTTCAACGGCCCGGTCGAGTCGCCCAACGGCGAGTTCTGCAACGATCACTTCGCATTGATCTACGAGAGCAGAGACGAGCAGTTCGCGGCTGCGGTGCCGTTTATCCAGCAGGGCCTCGAGCGCGGCGAACACTGCCTGTACGTCCTTGACGAGGCTTCGGAGCCAGCGGTCCGAGACGCCCTTCAATCGGGCGGGATCGACGTCGATGACGCCGTCGAATCCGGTGCGCTCGCGTTTGCAACCATTCAGGAGACCTATCTCGAGAACGGGTCGTTCGACGCCGACGAGATGATGGACCACTACGCCGAGCGCATCGAGGCAGCTACTGCGGAGTTCGAGGCGTTGCGACTGGCCGCCGAGATGGACTGGATCCTCGAGGCCGATGTCTCGACTACGGAGTGTATGGCCTACGAGAGCAAGGTTAACGCCCTCTTCGACAACAGAGACGCGATTGCGGTCTGTCAGTACAACCGCGAGGCGTTCCCGCCGGGTGTTCTCTGCGACGTTATCCGAGTCCATCCCCACCTCATCTACGACAGCACGGTCTGTCACAACTTCTACTATACGCCGCCCGAAGAGTTCTGCGAGGGCGGGCGCTCCTCGAAATACGAACTCGAGCGGATGCTCGGAACGCTGCTCGACCGAAGCAAAGCCAAGAGTGCGCTTCAGGAGCGCGAACAGTACCTGCAGCGACAGAACCAGATCACCGCGGATCCTGATCGGGCCTTTGAAGACAAACTGCAGGCGCTGTTCGACCTAGGATGCGAGCGATTTAACCTCGAGATCGGCGGAATGGCCTTCGTCGACGTCGACAGCGACTGGTTCAAACTCGAACACGTCAGCACCGACGAGCACGAACACTTCCAGACCGATATCGAACTCCCGCTCTCGGAGACGTACTGTACTGCCGCCACTGATATCCAGTCCGTTGGCAGCGTCACGAGTCCCGAATCAGATGGCTACGATGACATCACCGTGTATCAAGAGTTTGGCATCCAGACCTATTTCGGGGCCTACATCGGCGTCGACGGCGGCACTGATCGCACGTTCTTCTTTCTCGATTCTGACTCCCGGTCCGAGCCGTTTACCGCCGACGAGAGCGCCTTCCTCCAGTCAATGAGCCAGTGGGTGAAGTACGAACTCGAGCAACACCAGCGCGAGCGCGAACTCGAGCGGACGGTCGACCGCCTCGAGACCTCGAACGAACGACTCGAGCAGTTCGCCTACGCCGCCTCCCACGACCTGCAGGAACCGCTGCGGATGGTCTCGAGTTACCTGCAACTGATCGACCGACGCGCCGACCTCGACGCGGACACCGAGGAGTTTCTCGAGTTCGCCGTCGACGGCGCTGATCGCATGCGCGAGATGATCGACGGCTTACTCACGTACTCCCGAATCGAAACCCGAGGCAAGCCGTTCGAGCCAGTCGAACTCGCGGACGTGTTTGCAGATGCCTGCGAGAACTTACAGTTCAAACTCGAGGGCAGCAATGCGCAACTGTCGGTTGGATCGCTTCCGCGTGTCGAGGGCGATCCCACTCAGCTCCGGCAAGTGTTCCAGAATCTGCTGTCGAACGCGGTGAAGTATGCGGGTCAGCAGCCGCCACGTATCGAGGTCACAGCACGCAAAGACGGAACCCAGTGGGTGATTTCAGTCCACGACGAGGGAATCGGAATCCATCCCGATGACCAGGATCAGATCTTCGAGATTTTTGATCGACTCCACAGTCGGTCCGAGTACGACGGTGCGGGAATCGGACTCGCACTGTGTGAGCGAATCGTCGAGCGCCACGGCGGCCAGATCTGGGTCGATTCCGACGTCGGTGAGGACTCGACGTTCTCGTTTACACTGCCAGCGACGACGGACCAGTAA
- a CDS encoding DUF1328 domain-containing protein produces the protein MLELAILFFVIAIIAGALGATGVAGFTMAIAKWLVLIFVVLAIVSLLL, from the coding sequence ATGTTAGAACTTGCAATACTGTTCTTCGTCATCGCAATCATCGCAGGGGCACTGGGCGCGACCGGCGTTGCTGGATTCACAATGGCAATTGCAAAGTGGTTGGTGTTGATTTTCGTCGTCCTCGCTATCGTGTCTCTGCTGTTATAG
- a CDS encoding restriction endonuclease — protein sequence MDTGLPKSAVSRPLQQLDGHEFEHFVADLWSRRGWDTEVTSQSSDKGIDVVATKTFPYPKKLLIQAKRYAETNAVSGPELQTYASLKQRENVDEVVVVTTSGFTSQAETIADDFNIKLVDGETLERLVREMGAEDLVATYADGTDISSHAYTESISAFDSSEPTTVVAECDLFRATLVGYEWVTSSDPDVIEPTEFDGPFFAFELTNLVDYDLVLHPWEDFTVYDDTGQSYTQSLGFSRNSFFPGDWQVAQPRIPAAGTAKFVFYVGGVNSAVSRVRFRNTTHLLLEEYDREADGISRADLLQKVEWMLYLSEAQKDALPGLPPELAAAVK from the coding sequence ATGGATACGGGACTCCCGAAGTCAGCAGTCAGTCGTCCGTTGCAGCAACTGGATGGCCACGAGTTCGAGCACTTCGTTGCGGACCTCTGGTCTCGTCGCGGGTGGGACACCGAGGTGACGTCCCAGTCGAGTGACAAGGGGATCGACGTCGTCGCCACGAAAACGTTCCCGTATCCGAAGAAGCTCCTCATCCAGGCGAAGCGATACGCCGAGACGAACGCCGTTTCCGGGCCTGAACTACAGACGTACGCCTCGCTGAAACAACGCGAGAACGTTGATGAAGTCGTCGTCGTCACGACGAGTGGGTTTACGAGCCAGGCCGAAACCATCGCCGACGATTTCAACATCAAACTGGTCGACGGCGAGACCCTCGAGCGACTGGTCAGAGAGATGGGTGCCGAGGATCTGGTTGCGACCTACGCGGACGGGACCGATATCTCGAGTCACGCATATACCGAATCCATCAGTGCGTTCGACTCGAGCGAGCCGACGACTGTCGTTGCCGAGTGCGACCTTTTCAGGGCGACGCTCGTCGGCTACGAGTGGGTAACGTCGTCGGACCCCGACGTGATCGAGCCGACCGAATTCGACGGACCGTTCTTCGCGTTCGAACTCACGAATCTCGTCGACTATGATCTCGTGCTCCATCCGTGGGAAGATTTCACCGTCTACGACGATACCGGGCAGTCCTACACTCAGTCACTCGGCTTCTCGCGGAACAGTTTCTTTCCGGGTGACTGGCAGGTCGCACAACCCCGAATTCCCGCTGCGGGAACAGCAAAATTCGTCTTCTACGTCGGCGGCGTCAACAGCGCCGTCTCCAGAGTCCGATTCCGGAACACCACGCATCTCCTTCTCGAGGAGTACGACCGGGAGGCAGACGGGATCTCGAGGGCGGATTTACTCCAGAAGGTGGAGTGGATGCTGTACCTCTCCGAAGCGCAAAAAGACGCGCTGCCAGGGCTTCCGCCGGAGTTGGCAGCTGCGGTCAAGTGA
- a CDS encoding GNAT family N-acetyltransferase, producing MGASDRPTFASDASRQIYEYVERHGTVDRDKLLEFVALPAGEFRTHLEGLISDGYLEEDDGTLRIAVEFGAVEEYDIDDLEFTIRPAHHDDFDGLIETIRDVTAAETYVVAESIAEELLYENAIMRHNSVRSRMFFVATVEGEVVGWTHLELPQIDRLQGTAQQTVGVRQAYQGHGIGSTLLERGIEWAEANGFRKVYNSVPVTNEHALAFLAHRGWDTEAIRRDHYVVGDELVDEVMMAREL from the coding sequence ATGGGAGCGTCCGACCGCCCAACGTTTGCGTCCGATGCCAGCCGCCAAATCTACGAGTACGTCGAGCGCCACGGCACCGTCGACCGCGACAAACTCCTCGAGTTCGTTGCACTGCCCGCCGGCGAGTTTCGGACCCACCTCGAGGGGTTGATCTCCGACGGCTATCTCGAGGAAGATGACGGGACGTTGCGGATTGCCGTCGAGTTCGGCGCAGTCGAGGAGTACGACATCGACGACCTCGAGTTCACGATTCGGCCGGCACATCACGACGATTTTGACGGGCTGATCGAGACGATTCGAGATGTGACCGCCGCCGAGACGTACGTCGTCGCAGAGAGCATCGCGGAGGAGTTGCTCTACGAAAACGCGATCATGCGCCACAATTCCGTCCGCTCACGGATGTTCTTCGTCGCGACGGTCGAGGGCGAAGTCGTCGGCTGGACCCACCTCGAGTTACCACAGATTGATCGTCTTCAGGGGACGGCTCAACAGACTGTCGGCGTTCGCCAGGCCTACCAGGGCCACGGCATCGGAAGCACCCTCCTCGAGCGCGGCATCGAGTGGGCCGAAGCCAACGGGTTCCGGAAGGTGTACAACAGCGTTCCAGTCACCAACGAGCACGCGCTCGCGTTCCTGGCTCATCGCGGGTGGGACACCGAGGCGATCCGGCGAGACCACTACGTCGTCGGTGACGAGCTGGTCGACGAGGTGATGATGGCGCGGGAGTTGTGA
- the surE gene encoding 5'/3'-nucleotidase SurE, with product MTLEILLTNDDGIDSTGIRALHDTLASHANVTVVAPATDQSACGRSMSHEVDVSEHELGYAVHGTPADCVIAGLAELGPKPDLVVAGCNKGANLGEYLLGRSGTISAAVEAAFFDIPAIATSMYVPVDGDDLDAVDLSVDDYAEATRITSYLADNTLESGVFDHAAYLNVNVPVANGEPAPVEVTRPSQRYEMDAEQNGERIHLHDRVWESMDPETIPDPDGTDRRAVAEGRISISPLTAPHTTSTHDTLETLLERYCADNAAPTEL from the coding sequence ATGACCCTCGAGATTCTCCTGACGAACGACGACGGGATCGATAGCACGGGTATCCGTGCCCTCCACGACACGCTCGCGTCGCATGCGAACGTAACCGTCGTCGCCCCGGCGACCGATCAAAGCGCCTGCGGGCGCTCGATGTCTCACGAGGTCGACGTCTCCGAGCACGAACTCGGCTACGCGGTGCATGGCACGCCCGCTGACTGTGTTATCGCCGGGCTGGCCGAACTCGGCCCGAAACCAGATCTTGTCGTCGCTGGCTGTAACAAGGGTGCAAATCTGGGCGAGTACCTTCTTGGACGCTCGGGAACGATCAGCGCCGCCGTCGAAGCCGCCTTCTTCGATATCCCAGCGATTGCAACTTCGATGTACGTCCCCGTCGATGGCGACGACCTCGATGCAGTCGATCTCAGCGTCGACGACTACGCCGAAGCAACTCGTATCACCTCGTATCTCGCCGACAACACCCTCGAGTCCGGTGTCTTTGATCACGCGGCGTATCTCAACGTCAACGTCCCCGTGGCTAACGGCGAGCCAGCACCGGTCGAGGTCACGCGCCCGTCACAGCGCTACGAGATGGACGCCGAACAAAACGGCGAGCGGATTCACCTTCATGACCGCGTCTGGGAGTCGATGGACCCCGAGACGATTCCCGATCCCGATGGGACCGACCGCCGAGCCGTCGCCGAAGGCCGAATCAGTATCAGCCCGCTGACCGCACCCCACACGACGAGTACCCACGACACACTTGAGACCCTCCTCGAGCGCTATTGCGCCGACAATGCGGCTCCGACCGAGCTGTAA
- a CDS encoding helix-turn-helix transcriptional regulator gives MVLSALRARLASLWSTDSTGETTAESTTTDEEPTDESSDDQTLSYAEEIEYGVDERDLKDDDKILRLLVKRGGRVDEATVREETGWADERLSAVIDRMEDDDQISAITVGRKRVICRRGFEPKGYRSHLNE, from the coding sequence ATGGTACTGAGTGCACTTCGGGCTCGCCTCGCTTCTCTCTGGTCAACCGACTCGACCGGGGAGACGACAGCTGAGTCCACAACGACAGACGAAGAACCGACCGATGAATCAAGCGACGATCAGACGCTGAGCTATGCCGAAGAGATCGAGTATGGCGTCGACGAACGCGATCTCAAAGACGACGACAAAATCCTGCGCTTGCTCGTCAAACGCGGCGGCCGCGTCGATGAAGCGACCGTCCGCGAAGAAACAGGCTGGGCAGATGAGCGCCTTTCGGCCGTCATCGACCGCATGGAAGACGACGACCAAATCAGTGCCATTACCGTGGGGCGAAAACGCGTCATCTGCCGGCGCGGCTTCGAGCCCAAAGGCTACCGATCACATCTCAACGAGTAG
- a CDS encoding prephenate dehydrogenase/arogenate dehydrogenase family protein, whose translation MDVLIVGAGAMGTWVGRAVDASVTFADVDSDAAVAAAETVPNATAVSLEPTDEGLPGLEPAYDLVCLAVPMVHVTNAIAAHADRATEAVVDVSGVMGPALEAMAEHAPDRERVSLHPLFAPERAPGSIAVVRDESGPVTEALLASFEARGNSLLETTATEHDEAMETVQAATHAAVLSFALAAEPVPDGFETPIYDQLSTLAEQMTGGTPRVYADIQETFAGADAVADAAASVADADSAELEALYDEATRTWHEADTDSL comes from the coding sequence ATGGACGTACTGATCGTCGGCGCGGGGGCAATGGGGACGTGGGTCGGGCGCGCCGTCGACGCGTCGGTGACGTTTGCCGATGTCGATTCTGACGCCGCCGTCGCGGCCGCCGAGACCGTTCCCAACGCAACCGCTGTGTCACTCGAGCCGACAGATGAGGGGCTACCCGGACTCGAGCCAGCGTACGATCTAGTCTGTTTGGCAGTCCCGATGGTCCACGTCACCAATGCAATCGCTGCCCACGCTGATCGGGCCACCGAGGCCGTCGTCGACGTTTCAGGTGTGATGGGACCTGCACTCGAGGCGATGGCCGAACACGCCCCAGATCGAGAGCGTGTGAGCCTGCATCCGCTGTTTGCGCCCGAGCGCGCACCGGGCTCAATCGCTGTCGTCCGCGACGAATCTGGGCCAGTGACCGAGGCACTTCTCGCGAGTTTCGAGGCCCGTGGTAACAGCCTCCTCGAGACGACGGCGACGGAACACGACGAAGCAATGGAGACGGTCCAGGCGGCAACCCACGCGGCTGTCCTTTCGTTTGCACTCGCCGCCGAACCCGTGCCAGATGGCTTCGAGACGCCGATCTATGACCAACTGTCGACACTCGCCGAGCAGATGACCGGCGGCACGCCGCGAGTCTATGCCGACATTCAGGAGACGTTTGCAGGAGCCGACGCCGTCGCCGACGCAGCCGCGAGCGTTGCCGACGCCGACAGCGCCGAACTCGAGGCGCTGTACGACGAAGCGACGCGGACGTGGCACGAAGCCGACACTGATTCACTATGA
- a CDS encoding glucuronyl esterase domain-containing protein → MDSSAPRDDDQIQSGDGVELPGTEFAIPDDVTPVSERMPQADPPHVLEIGDGERVESATAWREQRRPRLKALLRQYVYGYAPPAPRRRFDVDEVHESVFAGAATLKRIAIRFPDLPQAAPEIRLALFVPTETETPNPAVFGLNMAGNHTVADISHLSVPAWARERETAAEHLLERGERADYWQVRETIDRGYAFATACTWDIHPDTPEMGLTKYCWHHHGDVPGALRGGALAAWAWGISRCVEYLLEDPDIRDDAIAAFGHSRAGKATLLAGALDERIALVIPHQSGTAGVALSRREATASSGETVEQIATAFPHWFNGYYPMFATDVGRFPIDQHHLVALVAPRAILATESTPEADAWTNPNAARLSIRRASTVWDLREDQTLSDDEVSQEGGSIPDDAPPILHYRRDAEHTMTPEYWEAVYDFADQHLEHGSTPSR, encoded by the coding sequence ATGGACTCGAGTGCGCCTCGAGACGACGACCAAATACAGTCTGGCGACGGCGTGGAACTCCCTGGCACCGAGTTCGCGATTCCGGACGACGTCACGCCAGTTTCGGAACGTATGCCACAGGCCGACCCTCCGCACGTCCTCGAAATCGGCGACGGTGAGCGAGTCGAATCCGCAACCGCGTGGCGCGAACAGCGCCGACCACGACTGAAAGCGCTTCTCCGACAGTATGTCTACGGCTACGCGCCGCCGGCTCCAAGGCGGCGCTTCGACGTCGACGAAGTACACGAGTCCGTGTTCGCCGGAGCCGCGACGCTGAAACGGATCGCCATTCGATTCCCGGACCTCCCCCAAGCGGCCCCCGAAATCCGCCTCGCCTTATTCGTTCCCACGGAAACCGAGACACCGAACCCAGCCGTGTTCGGGCTCAATATGGCCGGGAATCACACGGTCGCAGATATTTCTCACCTGTCCGTCCCAGCATGGGCTCGAGAGCGCGAAACTGCGGCCGAACATCTCCTCGAGCGGGGGGAGCGGGCGGACTACTGGCAGGTCCGGGAGACAATTGATCGCGGGTACGCGTTCGCGACGGCGTGCACCTGGGATATTCACCCGGATACCCCTGAGATGGGACTCACGAAGTACTGCTGGCACCACCACGGGGATGTCCCAGGGGCGCTTCGAGGCGGCGCACTCGCAGCGTGGGCGTGGGGAATCAGCCGCTGCGTCGAGTACCTGCTCGAGGATCCCGACATTCGAGACGACGCTATCGCCGCGTTCGGACACTCTCGAGCGGGGAAAGCGACCCTGCTGGCGGGTGCACTCGATGAGCGAATCGCCCTGGTGATCCCACACCAATCCGGGACGGCGGGCGTTGCACTCTCCCGCCGCGAAGCGACGGCCTCGAGCGGGGAGACGGTTGAACAGATCGCGACTGCGTTCCCCCACTGGTTCAACGGGTACTATCCGATGTTCGCTACGGACGTGGGTCGGTTCCCAATCGATCAGCACCACCTCGTCGCGCTCGTTGCACCTCGAGCAATTCTGGCGACGGAAAGCACGCCCGAGGCGGATGCCTGGACGAATCCGAACGCTGCACGGCTGTCAATTCGACGCGCGAGCACGGTGTGGGACCTGCGTGAGGATCAGACCCTGAGTGACGACGAGGTCTCTCAGGAGGGTGGCTCGATTCCGGACGACGCCCCGCCGATTCTGCACTATCGGCGTGACGCCGAGCACACGATGACGCCGGAGTACTGGGAGGCAGTGTATGACTTTGCGGACCAGCATCTCGAGCACGGATCAACTCCATCCAGATAG